The following are from one region of the Siniperca chuatsi isolate FFG_IHB_CAS linkage group LG21, ASM2008510v1, whole genome shotgun sequence genome:
- the LOC122869358 gene encoding cytochrome c oxidase assembly factor 3 homolog, mitochondrial — translation MAEKGAEASAKPSLTAAEKQLLRRRQELDYWQRNAARLRSRNLLTGLAIGAFVVGMFSYTILSVKQERIMEELDDEAKIHIIRGPRTGANS, via the exons ATGGCGGAGAAAGGAGCAGAAGCATCCGCTAAACCTTCACTAACAGCGGCAGAGAAACAACTCCTCCGCCGCCGACAGGAGCTCGACTACTGGCAGAGAAATGCAGCGCGCCTGCGCAGCAGAAACCTGCTGACCGGCCTGGCGATCGGAGCGTTTGTGGTCGGCATGT TTAGCTACACCATCCTGTCCGTCAAACAGGAGAGAATCATGGAGGAGCTGGATGATGAAGCCAAGATCCACATCATCAGAGGGCCGCGGACCGGCGCCAACTCCTGA
- the LOC122868941 gene encoding uncharacterized protein LOC122868941, translating into MICVLVPLLLLLPPVCGAGLRTDNFKHYSDTKSWRDAQAYCREKHTDLITIRDANENQALFSGQGWIGLYREDSAEWKWSRRDEIANFTSWDIGEPDDGQNCAFKYTKKDKWDSDPCDVKHSFMCYNETLVLVKEKKTWEEALMHCRALEAVDPNKPATAYQNHRYDLATLLTPDDHDFAREKAQGATTDEVWTGLRHLAGHWVWVGGGGRVQYDNIKGCPTQRFCGVLLMTPATLFDIRDCSQRKNFLCYKKP; encoded by the exons ATGATCTGCGTTCTTGTccccctgctgctcctccttcctcctgtgTGTGGGGCGGGCCTGAGAACTGACAACTTTAAACATTACAGTGACACTAAGTCCTGGCGCGATGCACAGGCCTACTGCAGGGAGAAACACACTGACCTTATTACCATCAGAGACGCAAACGAGAATCAGGCCCTTTTCAGTGGCCAGGGCTGGATCGGTTTGTACCGAGAGGATTCAGCCGAGTGGAAATGGTCCAGAAGAGACGAGATAGCCAACTTCACCAGCTGGGACATCG GTGAGCCAGACGATGGTCAGAACTGTGCTTTCAAGTACaccaaaaaagacaaatgggACAGCGATCCCTGTGATGTCAAACATAGTTTCATGTGTTACAACGAGACGCTGGTTCTGGTGAAGGAGAAGAAGACTTGGGAGGAGGCATTAATGCACTGCAGGGCTCTGGAGGCGGTGGACCCAAATAAGCCTGCCACTGCCTACCAGAACCACCGCTATGACCTGGCCACTCTGCTCACTCCAGATGACCACGACTTTGCACGAGAGAAAGCACAAGGGGCTACCACTGATGAG GTGTGGACGGGCCTGCGTCACCTGGCTGGTCACTGGGTGTGGgttggtggaggaggaagagtgcAGTACGACAATATTAAAGGTTGCCCAACTCAGAGGTTCTGTGGCGTCCTGCTGATGACCCCCGCCACACTCTTCGATATAAGGGACTGCAGTCAGAGAAAGAACTTCCTCTGTTACAAGAAGCCTTAA